Genomic DNA from Mus musculus strain C57BL/6J chromosome 11, GRCm38.p6 C57BL/6J:
TACTCCCCAGATGTCACAGAAAACAAAGCAGGTTTGATACTAAGCCACGATTAGTCCTGAGGGGAGAGGTGTCTTCACAGTTAAGGCATACATTTCAAAAGGGCCTCCCAGCCCACTTCTTgcttgcacatgcgcacacaatGGGAAGGCTGTCCAGTGCTGGGTACAGCTGGCTCATGTCAGGTACTGTACCACGAGGAACATGACTGCACAAGTGAGCAGCATCCCACCGATCATGAAGTACTTGTCCTGGAAGGCCCGCTTCTCAATCAGCCTCATCACTGTGTTGGACAAGCCGAGCATGTTAGCAATGTCAAGGATCTTCTTCTGAGTCCCCTGGagagatgagaagagaaagaaagacagagatcaGCCTCACTGTCAAGGGTGGTTAAAGGTCACCACAGCCAGGGTTTTACTAGCAGACACTGTCTTCTTGGTCATGCCCTGAGAAGATGAAAGAAAGCAGCATTCACCAGAAATAGATTCATTCTGCCACGGCCAACTAGTGTATGGTTGAAGGCTAAGAAGAAGCCTTTTAAACAAACGGTGCTGGAAATGGCCACATAGCACAGACATGCAGCATCCATGTACATAAGTAAGTACTGTTCACGTGTCAGTAAAACAGTGAACCTGGATTCACACTGCATACAGAAGCTGGGGCtaggagatggctctgcagggtgctctttgctgttcttttcaggcaTAAGGCCCTGAGTCTGggtcccagaatccatgtaaaacaCCAGGTGTGGTTACGCCTCCAGCCTCACTGCTGTACggcactgagacaggaggattgctggggcttGCAGGCCATTAGACTCAGTGATGGGCAGTGTCAGAGAGTGATGGAGGACACCTGTGCATACTCACACATTATGATACAGATACACATCTTGGCAATAAAAAGGACCTAATTAACATATATAACCAAACATGTCATAACATGAATGAACTTTTAAAACAGAGGAAGAAGCCACACAACAGTATCAATGCAATCATATGAAGTTCACCAATATAACAAGAATTTTTCCAACCTTTGAAACTACTTTTTTATACCTAAGTCAATTCATGACAACtgtattacatacatatacaagcaGACAAATTCCTCTGCTAGTCTAAGATAAATTACACACAAGTGTTTTTTCTGGAGCTCATTAAATTTTTAGAGGCAAAGTGGCTCAAATGGGAACAAATACGCTCAGAAAACTATGGGAAAAACTAAGCAAGCGTGTTAAAGATTACTTACACAATCCACTGCACctgatttttaatattatttttgcttgttttcaagatagggtctccctcagagtccaggctggcctggaactcatggtccTCCTCCCTCATGCTCCCCAGTGTCAGGATTCTAGGCATGTGCTACATACCCAGCCTTTCCCAGCCTTCAAATATACAAGTGTCTACCATGTGCATCCAAATTAAAATTCTTACAATAGTAAGTGAAGAGCTGCTTCAGACTGGAGCTACTGTGAAAGGAAGGGCTTGTGGCAGAGGTGTAAGGTGAGCAGAGGGCAGACGGCAGACTCCAGGCAGACCAGACAATTCAAGTCTTGCTAGGATCAGGTCACTCATTCTTTATTATGTTCTATTTTGTTCCATATTTGCTTGCTCCACTATTTTGTAATTAAGGCCAAGGGGTTCAACTAGTCTAAGCATGCTAAACTACACTTCAATGTGTCTTACTCCAATATTTTTACtcttctgaaaataaataaaactaatttttccatacactttaaatatatatatatgtatatgtatgtgtgtgcaccacatgcatgcaggagcctgcagaggtcagaagaggcactggatgccctggaactggagttacagatggttaaccatgacgtgggtgctgggatagCTCCAATCTGCTGACAGAGCTGCCCTACATACCATCATTTCTAAGATGAAGCAAAAAGCAGCTGACCCTGGGTCCAAGGATCTCTACTGCTTTGGGGCACAGGACTGATGGATGAGTTACTGAACAGTGGTGAGAAGCAGCAGTTATTATTAGTAGGTCTTCTCCAGAAAGGCTTACATACAGCCTGAGACTCTGCTGGCACACCTGCTCAAAGCAGGAATTGCCACAATAGAGATCTTCAACCATGAGCAGTTCTGGGGCTCACAGCTCCAAGCAGCTCCATGTTAGCTTTGCGATAACGTCTCAAGCCGCTTTCATTTACGCACAGTGTATAAGCAAATGCGGCAGAGTCGTTTTGGTAGCACCCTTGCCTTATGAGCTGTCCTACTGCCCAGCCATGATCCAGCTGGGAGCAGTGCTGCCGTCAAGGGCCCAATTGCCTGAAATGTTCCATCACTACCAGTTTCCTAAAAATCTCCGCGACGGGCGACACACAAACATTACCCAAACATACAAAAGCAACAACTGGGTTTGTGCTCAACGACCTCCCTGTGAACACTTCGGGAAGATCTTCTATATTCTTAAAAGCTATGTGGGAAAACTTTCTCGGCTCCCTAGCTCCAGCAATCCTTGATAATGACCTGTCACTCCGTAGAGTGACTCTTTAGGGCTTCTACTGAGTAAGTTAAGGTCAGTATTCACAAGGGAGTTTCAAGTGggaaaggaagcaaagacagaagtatggcaaaggctgggcatggtggtacattcaTTTAGAcctagcaattgggaggcagaaacaggcagatctctcgaTGAGTTCCAAGGCTAGCCaggatacatagagaaatcctatctcaaaaagaaagaaagaaagaaagaaaagaaaagaaaaaggaaggaaggaaggaaggaaggcaggcaggcaggcaagcaagcaaaagaacagaaaagcTCCTTCTTTAAGAACATAAACGCTGCCATGTATATCAATCCACTGTCTAAACCACTGGCCTGCTCGTTCTCGTTGCTTTCTAACTCTTAAGTGTATATTCAATTTCTTATGAAGTAACAGAACGAGGTACAGGGTCAAGACACATGGCACCCACTGTGCTTAGAAAGATGGTCCAGCCTTCAGCCCCACATTCATTTTCTAAGAGGAACACCCATCAATAAACCACTGAGAGTAGACATCAGCTGAAGGAGATGTAAAGTCACCTGGACAGGAATCTACCCAGACAAGGGCCAACAAACCAACAAGCCTCATCAAGGATTCTGAGCcagcaatggtggtgcacacctttaatctcaatgtCTGGCATGCAGACGCAGGCAGATCCccgtgagtttaaggccagtctggtctatataacaagttccgggccagccaaggctacataataaaacactgtctcaaaaaccaaagaaaggaaTATTGGGCTGGGGATGTGACCCACTGGTAGAGTGGCTGGTTAGCATGTATAAGGCCTTACATTTGGTTCTCTAtattgcaaataaaaataaaatggaggtcTCAAGTCAAATCAGTCTTCTGCCAGAGGAAAgtagacaaagtctcactagaGTGAGAAAGTGAGagatgtgctgtaagatcatctTAGGACGGAAGTACAGACTACTCCGTGGTCATGCCTTCCAAATCACCTCACAGTGACCATGAACTCCACAAAGTACCTATTTCCAACCATAAAATCAAAGTAATTGCACCAGTGCTTTCATGCTCCCCTGTTCCTATCAAGTGGCTTAGGAAGAAAATTCCCTGGCCCAGGCAGGGAGAGATCACGAGGCAagatgggcagaaggaggaaTGCAGAGAAAACGGAGTCAGAAATCACAAAGGTCAAGACCCAGCAGTGAACGGACTTCCTCAGTGACCCCGGCTTCAGGAGGAGGCTAACACACCATGCAGAACCTCACCCGCACCAGCTCTGCGTCCTGCCGGACAGACAGACTGTCCCTGAGCTACAGAAAAGGGCAGTTCTctacgaaaaaacaaaaacaaaaaaaggcaggGAGCCCACTGCAGAGATCGGGGTAGACTTTCAGTGACTCTTCTGAAGGGGGAGCACCTCTGCGCCACTGCAGACACTGTGACTGCCAACAGGAGGTGAGCTTCAACCGCCCTGTCGGTTCCTCTCCCTGTAAAGATGGTGGGAGCTGCTCAGAAATACACTGGAGTCCTTAGAGCAGACAACTCTGCCCCAATAACAACTAAGATAACCGCCACACTTCCAAGGGACTGTTTCTCACAGCCCAGTGGCTGGCAGTGCTTTACTCTAGGGGATCACACCCTGATAACAAGGAGAGCCCACACCCCCAGAGCCATCAGGGCTGACACAGGAAAAGACTGAGGCTGAAACGCCATGACTGACAGCAATCTATACTGTTTCTGTAAACCACTCCCAGGGGTCAGGGTCTCAGCAGTACAAACAAGGCAGGCTTCTTGGATACCTGTGGCTATGAGAAGCATGGGGACCTCCCTGTGCACTCCACGGCTGAAATCCCAAAGAAAACCACCTTAGAAGACTGCCTTCTTAAAAGAGCAAATCTAAAGACGCATTTCTCAGCCTGTCATTGGTCCCCTTACAGCAAACTCAATTTCATGCAGAGTCAGTAGGAGGGCAAAGCCCTAGCTATCAGGAAATGCCACTGCGTTTGTTACACGCAATGGGCAAACGTGTAAGTTCAAGGGCTTGGGCTTACTGTCACATGGGGACTGGGGACACAGAAACAATACAAACACAGAACTAAACTATAGGacaaggacaaaataaaaagcCTTCTCTCTATTCTCCAGCAGGGCCCCCACCTTCAAGGTCAGTCTCTGGGCCCTCAGTCCCTCCAGAATACTGTGCCCGCCTCCAATGAGGTCATCCATGCCGTGGTGAATGTTGTGGAGGGAGGAGTTAAACTGCAGTGATTCATCCATGGGAATGGTGGTGTCAGAGTCCTGtgaaagaaatgcaggcactTGGTTAACTTTGCTTGCCACTCAGCTCCTGGGGGCTGGGCAAATCTTACTACACTGCCTTTTTGGCCAACGTCAAGCCAGAAGAACTAGAGGGACAAATGCAAGAATCAGAGAGTCCAACAGGggaggaaagcaaagcaaaggtgTGTGTAAGGGGGCGGGGCCTGCTCGCACAGCAGCAGAAGAGGTAACGGACCCATAATTCTCCAAGTGAGCTCTGCTGTAGTGTTGATCTGTTCATCTGCTACGTCCCCCACTGAGGAAAATCCGGTTATTCCTTCCAGACTTCATTCATTTCTCCTAAAGGTTTTTTCTGGCGCCTCTCAAAGACAGCTTCTCAAGTGTTCCTTTACAGCAGTTCTTGCTCGTGCGCTTTTAcatgtttgcttttgttctttagcTATTTTATCTATAGCTTATCCCTCTAATTAGACTGAAACTACGGATCAAAGGGGCAGTGCTTTCTACTGAAGCCTGCAGGGTGTTCAGGATGGGAACAAAGTTCTGAGAAGGCAGGGAAAGGTTGCTAAagaaagacagaggaaaagaaaagaggactgCAGAGTGAGCACAGTCTATGTGAGTGAGATGCCTCAGATCACAGACTCTGCAGACTTTGCAATGGATTTACCTACTAAGCACTCCTTTGGACCCTGGCCTTTCCGACTGAAATGCCCTATCAGTACAGACCAAGCCCTCTTACTTCACAGGCACATTTCTCTAACTCACACAGCTTGCTGGACTTTTCCTGCTctccccattttgcagatgaagaAGGTGAGGCCCAGAGAGATGGAATAACCTGTCCAGATAGGTAGGATCCCAGGGCTGGGTGCACACACAACTCTCAATTTCAACTACACTGCAGACAAAAACACTGAGAGTGAGCCTGGTGGCTCTAACCACACACCAATTGCGCTGGGAAGAGGACCACGTGTCACCCAGCAGTGATTGTCTCTCCTTCCTGCTGTCTGACCAGCACAACCTCCTGCCAGGCAGTGCCCCACCACCATGGAAGCCCCAATTCCCACTGGCAGGTGAGTAACCATTTGTTCTGCTGCTCAAGTTCAGAACCAGCCCTAGGTGGACATTTTGAAACTCCCTGCTAACACAGAAGCTCCTgaaaggaagaagccatgttTAGTACTCTTCTCAAAGGCTTTACTTGGTATCTTGGTGTTAACTCTAGTGTTTTAAGAGAACCACGACTCCCCTTTTCTGACAAGCACTTACTGAATGGCTTTACACAGAAACCTGAGAAGGGAAGGGTGCTAGTCTGCTCTCTTTAGAATGGGGAAAGTGACTTGGAGGAAGTTTCATTTGGTGAGTCAGTGCTTATGAGCAGCCTGGTGAGTGTGGTGCCACATCAGGCTGGCAATCAACAGAATAATCCTGAGAGGTCATGTCTAGCCTACAACTGCCTGAATGTGATGTAGCATGCCATATGCTGGCTTACTCAGAGGCTTACAGCACTGTATGTGTGAGCTGTTAATCACCACGGCCTGCCTGCCCACCTGCTCTATAAACACAAACCTGTGAAGCCCCAACCTGAAGCCCTGGAAGAACCGCACTGCAGCAGGGCATGGAGCAATGGCTTGGTCATCTGCCAGTGGAAATCGGGGTTTCCGTGGTGGAGGGGCACTGCCTGGCAGGAGGTTGTGCCAATCAGACAGTAGGAAAGAGAGCACTCACTACTAGTGACGACTTGGCTCTCTCCCAGGCCCAGTCTGTGTGCGGTTAGAGCCACCAGGCTCGCTCCAGGCTTGCTTGCAGTATTTCTGTCTACAGTGTGGCTTTGTACACATATTAAGCAAGGAATTCTACTGGCAGATTTAGAAAGTGACAAACTATGAAGCCCAAACCCACCTCATTTGGTAGAACACACTATGTGAGTCCCTGAAAAGGGCCAGGAGGTTGTATTTGCAGAGAATGAGCCTACTGAGGCTAGGAGACAGGGCAGGGCTTCTAAGAGATCAAACATGCAAAACAACAGGCTATTCCAAAAAGACTGAAGTCAAGCAATGCATCTAACACATCTGTTAACAAATTCCTCCAAATTGCCATTTGAGCCGGGGCAGAAACATTTTAATGCATCTGAggctggagacacacacacacacacacacacacacacacacacacagagcacaatgGGAAACATTTTAATGCATCTGAggctggagacacacacacacacacacagcacaatgGGAAACATTTTAATGCATCTGAggctggagacacacacacacacacacacacacacacacagcacaatgGCACGTGCCTGGAGGCAGCTTTCTAACCACTCTAACCACCTGTCTCTATCTGCTCACAGAAGCATCTCCCCCCATGTGAACCCCACCTCTGCAGTGGACTAATCAAGCCAGGGAATTTTCCTCTCTGCCTACTCTACTGCTTCAGTCTAACTGCTTCCTCCTCGGGTTTTTGTGTTTGGAGAGAAATCCCCCACCCAGGCCTGGTCTTAGTGGCAATGCACAAAGTCCCGACATTTCCACTTGGTCTCCTCCTGAGTCAGCTTCAGGCACTCCGCTAAGAGGTGATGCCTGTTACCTGCATTCAGTCCTGACCTGTCAGGCGCCTGCCAACCCCCAGAGTCTGGCTTACGTTAGTGGTGAAGGTGCGAGACAGAAGCTCGTCTCGCTGTCTCTCCTGCTGCTCCCTGACTTGGCGCCGGTGCTGAAAGTTCCTGAGGGCAGTCTGCAAGTGCTGGACATCATACTTTAGCTGGTCGACACGGCTGGAGTTAATGGAGACAGAGATTAAATCCTAGGGGCTGGGGTGGGCACACTGAGGCAACCTGGCTCTATACTCCCTTCTCTCCCAGGGCCCACCCTCACCGAGTCAAGCGGCAGCCTGTGGTTATGGTGGGTAAAATTACACACAGCTCCAGCTTTACTCAAATGTCTGCTGGGCTCTGACTTCTCAGGGAACAGGTGACAGGAAGCAGGCTTGATGGCCCCTTCCTGACCTTCTGAGGGTTACACTGTACTCCTGGAAGAAGCCCAAGGGCAGCTCTAAGGTAGAGCAGCCATGAAGTTTCATGAAACTTTTGGGAGTAGGGGCTGGAGTGGTGGTGAGGGTGGTTTCCCTTTGAATTTCACGGTGGAGTATCAAAGATTCGATCAGTACTTCATTATAAGCAGACTGATGGAAGCGATTAGGAAAGAGTACAAGTGCATTTCAGCCCAGCAGACGCCAGTGGGAACCAAACAGCAGAGCCACACTCCCTGGCAGTCCTAAGCTTTCAGTGACCAGGGGTCTGGTCACAAAATGCATACTGTCAACATTACCTCACAGAGACAATGGACTATAATCACTCCCAAGGACATCAGGGACCATGATCACAGGTGCGCACACTCtttaatttggggggggggggtctattgCTTACATAGAACTGTGCATTTTAGGGAAGACTTTATCTTCACACAGACTTCATTTCTTTAGTAAGTACCCAGATTTTCAGAATATTCTATAGCTTCCGATGGGAGAAAGGTGTGCTTTAGGGGCCTGAGGTATCTGAGCCACGTCAGGGATCGACACTCACAGTTTGGCATTCTGTCTTCTATTCAAGGGCTCCTTGCTTGACAAAATCTCCAGGCGCTCCAGATGGCTGAATATTTGCTCTATGCTTGCTTGGATCTCATTTTCTACTACTgcacaaaagagagagaggggggaaaaaaagaataattgcTGGGAAAAAGTCATGAACTTAAATTAAAAGTGATAAATGGTGCCTGGCcacggtggcgcacacctttaatcccagcacttgggaggcagaggcaagcggatctctctgaattcaaggccagcctggactacagagcaagttctaggacagccagggctacagacacagaaaaaccctgtctcaacaaacaaaacaaaacaaaaaatac
This window encodes:
- the Gosr2 gene encoding Golgi SNAP receptor complex member 2 isoform 5 (isoform 5 is encoded by transcript variant 7), whose product is MTVVENEIQASIEQIFSHLERLEILSSKEPLNRRQNAKLRVDQLKYDVQHLQTALRNFQHRRQVREQQERQRDELLSRTFTTNDSDTTIPMDESLQFNSSLHNIHHGMDDLIGGGHSILEGLRAQRLTLKGTQKKILDIANMLGLSNTVMRLIEKRAFQDKYFMIGGMLLTCAVMFLVVQYLT
- the Gosr2 gene encoding Golgi SNAP receptor complex member 2 isoform X2; amino-acid sequence: MEPLYQQTNKQVQEIQSHMGRLERADKQSVHLENEIQASIEQIFSHLERLEILSSKEPLNRRQNAKLRVDQLKYDVQHLQTALRNFQHRRQVREQQERQRDELLSRTFTTNGTQKKILDIANMLGLSNTVMRLIEKRAFQDKYFMIGGMLLTCAVMFLVVQYLT
- the Gosr2 gene encoding Golgi SNAP receptor complex member 2 isoform 3 (isoform 3 is encoded by transcript variant 3), which produces MDLAERQVQEIQSHMGRLERADKQSVHLVENEIQASIEQIFSHLERLEILSSKEPLNRRQNAKLRVDQLKYDVQHLQTALRNFQHRRQVREQQERQRDELLSRTFTTNDSDTTIPMDESLQFNSSLHNIHHGMDDLIGGGHSILEGLRAQRLTLKGTQKKILDIANMLGLSNTVMRLIEKRAFQDKYFMIGGMLLTCAVMFLVVQYLT
- the Gosr2 gene encoding Golgi SNAP receptor complex member 2 isoform 2 (isoform 2 is encoded by transcript variant 2) yields the protein MEPLYQQTNKQVQEIQSHMGRLERADKQSVHLENEIQASIEQIFSHLERLEILSSKEPLNRRQNAKLRVDQLKYDVQHLQTALRNFQHRRQVREQQERQRDELLSRTFTTNDSDTTIPMDESLQFNSSLHNIHHGMDDLIGGGHSILEGLRAQRLTLKGTQKKILDIANMLGLSNTVMRLIEKRAFQDKYFMIGGMLLTCAVMFLVVQYLT
- the Gosr2 gene encoding Golgi SNAP receptor complex member 2 isoform 4 (isoform 4 is encoded by transcript variant 6), which gives rise to MGRLERADKQSVHLVENEIQASIEQIFSHLERLEILSSKEPLNRRQNAKLRVDQLKYDVQHLQTALRNFQHRRQVREQQERQRDELLSRTFTTNDSDTTIPMDESLQFNSSLHNIHHGMDDLIGGGHSILEGLRAQRLTLKGTQKKILDIANMLGLSNTVMRLIEKRAFQDKYFMIGGMLLTCAVMFLVVQYLT
- the Gosr2 gene encoding Golgi SNAP receptor complex member 2 isoform 1 (isoform 1 is encoded by transcript variant 1), whose product is MEPLYQQTNKQVQEIQSHMGRLERADKQSVHLVENEIQASIEQIFSHLERLEILSSKEPLNRRQNAKLRVDQLKYDVQHLQTALRNFQHRRQVREQQERQRDELLSRTFTTNDSDTTIPMDESLQFNSSLHNIHHGMDDLIGGGHSILEGLRAQRLTLKGTQKKILDIANMLGLSNTVMRLIEKRAFQDKYFMIGGMLLTCAVMFLVVQYLT
- the Gosr2 gene encoding Golgi SNAP receptor complex member 2 isoform 6 (isoform 6 is encoded by transcript variant 8) — protein: MEPLYQQTNKQVQEIQSHMGRLERADKQSVHLVENEIQASIEQIFSHLERLEILSSKEPLNRRQNAKLRVDQLKYDVQHLQTALRNFQHRRQVREQQERQRDELLSRTFTTNGTQKKILDIANMLGLSNTVMRLIEKRAFQDKYFMIGGMLLTCAVMFLVVQYLT
- the Gosr2 gene encoding Golgi SNAP receptor complex member 2 isoform 7 (isoform 7 is encoded by transcript variant 9), which codes for MGRLERADKQSVHLVENEIQASIEQIFSHLERLEILSSKEPLNRRQNAKLRVDQLKYDVQHLQTALRNFQHRRQVREQQERQRDELLSRTFTTNGTQKKILDIANMLGLSNTVMRLIEKRAFQDKYFMIGGMLLTCAVMFLVVQYLT